A region of the Candidatus Delongbacteria bacterium genome:
CGCCCCTGCACGACGCCGTCGTGATCGGTGACACAGTGGGCGACCCCTTCAAGGACACGTCCTCCGTGGCCATGAACCCGGTGATCAAGTTCACCACCCTCTTCGGTCTGCTGGCCGTGGAGTTGGCGATCAATCTCGGCCAGGGGCTGCGCTTCAGCCTGGCGGCGATCTTCTTCGCCATCTCGCTGGTCTTCGTCTGGCGCAGTTTCTACAAGATGCGCATCGGCAGCTGAGTCTTCGACAAGGGGGGCCGAAAGGCCCCCTTTCTTTTTCCCAGACCTGTCATCCCGGCAGCTCGGGCAGCTGCTTCCCCCTTCAGCGGGAAGGTCGGGATGGGGGACGGCCGGTCAGGATTCTCGCAAGCCGTCATCCCCCGGCTTGACCGGGGGATCCCATGGCAAAATGACTGTCATCCCAGCGAAAGCTGGGATCCCGTGGCTCGTCCCGGTGACTTGCCGGGAGCCTTGTTTTCCACCTTTCTGCTGGCGCCAGAAAGGTGGAACCAAAGAGGCGCTCTTTTCAGCGGCCGTAACTAGCCCGCCTCGCGGCGGGCGTCGGACAGACGGCCGAACCATGTGAGTCCTGGTCCGATTGTAGTTGGTTCGTCCTTCGGACTACACCCATTCATTGGTTCAGGCCTGAAGGCCTTCACCACACGTGACACGATTTGTCTTCGAGACTTCGTGCACATAGTGGACCATAGGACGATCTGGATCCGACCAAGGCCAAATCCAAAACCCTGTGCCACTGTGCCACTGTGCTTCTGTGGTGAATCAACTCACCCGTGCTGCCTCTGCGTCCCTGTGTTGAAGGCGCCGAGCATCCTTATGTTGCCGCCGATTCATCCACCATTTTCAGTTGAAGGACGCGACCATGAGCCTCGTCGAGACCTTGCTGCCCGAGTTCGAGCACGAGATGGCCAGCACGCGCCGCATGCTGGAGCGCCTGCCGGAGGACAAGCTGGACTGGCGGCCACACCCCAAGTCCTGGACGTTGGCCGAGCTGGCCACGCACATCCTGAGCATTCCGCTCTGGGGCGGGACCATCTTCAACACCGAATCCTTCGCCCTGCCTGCCGACGGCGGCCCCCGGAACGTGGCCCTGACGAGCGTGGCCGAGGCCTTGGAGCGGTTCGACGCCAACGTGGGTGCCCTGCGCACGGCCCTCAGCGCACAGAGCGACGAACAGCTCCGCACCAGCTGGACGCTGAGCATGGGCGAGCGGATCATCTTCACGCAGCCGCGACAGCAAGCCTGGCGCGGGATGATCCTCAGCCACCTGATTCACCACCGGGGACAGCTCAGCGTGTACCTGCGCATGACGGATGCGCCGCTGCCCAGCATCTACGGCCCCAGCGCCGACGAGCGTGTCTAACGGACTCACCACAGGGGCACAGAGACACAGCCAGGTAGTGAACGAGTATTCTTCGTCTGCGAATCCAATCCAAATGCTGCTTCGACTGTGCCTCTGTGTCTCTGTGGTGAAGCATCTTTCGGTCGCTGCCATCCACCCAGGTTTATGTTCAGCCACGGGCGGTCAGCCACGGGCGGTCAGCCACGGGCGGTCAGACCGGCGGCCTTCACCTCACGTGACACAGTTCGTCTTTGAGTCTTCCATACTTCGTGCGCACCTTGGACCCCAGGACGATTCGGCCTCGACCAAGGCCTACTCTCAAACTCTGTGCCTCTGTGTCCCTGTGTTGAGAACGCTTGAGTCAGGCCAGAGATCAAGTTGCCCCACCAGTAACGGAGGCCGAACATGAACCACTGGCAACTGGGACTGCTGCTCGCCGGCGCGCTCTGTGCCCGGGCGGGCGAGCCGGAGGGCGGCGCGGCGCCCGACCTCGCCGCGCGGGCGGTCGTGGAGGTGCGGGCCGCCGAGACGGCCTTCGCCGCCAGCATGGCCGCGCGCGATCTCTCGGCCTTTGCCGGGTTCGTCTCCGCAGAGGCCCTCTTCTTCGGCCGCACGCTGCTGCGCGGACGCGCCGCCGTGGTGGCGGGCTGGGAGCCCTTCTTCCAGGACCCGCAGCCGCCCTTCAGCTGGGAGCCCGAGACCGTGGAGGCGCTGGACTCCGGCGGGCTGGCCCTGAGCAGCGGACCCGTCCGCGACCCCGATGGCCGGGTCATCGCCACCTTCCAGTCCATCTGGCGCAAAGAGGCCGACGGCCGCTGGCGCGTGGTCTTCGACAAGGGCGGGCCCGTCTGTCCGCCGGAAGGGGAGTGAGCGTGAAACACCTGCTCCTACTCCTGCTCCTGCTGCTGGGTGGCTGTGCCCTTGGGTTGCGGGCCGCCGAGCCCTGGACGCCCGAGCTGCGCCCGGACTGGCTGGCGCTCTTCCGCGCGGCCGGCGTGACGGGAACCCTGGTGATGCAGGAACTGGAGAGCGGCCACTGGCTGGCCAGCGACACCGTCCGGGCCCGGGAGCGCCGGCTGCCCGCCTCCACCTTCAAGATTCCCAACAGCCTGATCGCGCTGGAGACCGGCGTGCTGCGCGACGAGCGCCAGGTCCTCCCCTGGGACGGCGTGACACATCCCATCGCCGGCTGGAACCGCGACCACACGCTGCGCAGCGCGCTGTCCGTTTCATCCGTGCCCGTCTATCAGGATTTCGCCCGGCGGATCGGCGAGAGTCGACTGCGCCTCTGGCTGGACTCGCTGGACTACGGCAACGCCGACTGCGGCGGCGGCGTCGACCACTTCTGGCTGGACGGCGCCTTGGCCATCTCCCCCGTGGAGCAGGTGCGCTTCCTGGCCCGGCTGGCCCGGCTGGAGTTGCCGCTCTCGGAGCGCAGCCAGCGCATCCTGCGCGAAGCGCTGATCGTGGAGGCCACGCCGGACTACGTGCTGCACGCCAAGACGGGCTGGGCCGCCCGTATCGAACCCGGCCACGGCTGGTGGGTGGGCTGGCTGGAGCGCGAGGGGCGCACGCTGGTTTTCGCCCTCAACCTGGACCTGCGCGGCGAGGCCGACCTGCCGCTGCGCCAGGAACTGGTCCGCCGCGCCCTGGCCGGCCTGGGAGAGCTGCCGCCGCCCGGGCGCTGAGCCCGGGTGCTCAAGATTTCACACCCCGCGCTCGCGCCGCGTCCGCCGCGGGCGCCCAGCGTCCGCGGTGCTACCTTGGCCCCGTCGAGAGTAATCCGGGATCATCCATGACAACCAGATCCGACCGAGCCGGGCGCCCCGCGCCCTGCCGCTCCTGCTGGCCCCGTGTGGGGCTTTTTCTCACGCTCGGACTGGCCGCCGCCCTGCCCGCGCAGGTCGCAGCCTCCCTCAGCCTGGAACAGGCCGTCCAGGCCGCCGTGGAGCACCACGAACGCGCGGCCATCGCCCGGGCCGAGCGCCGGGCCGCCTCCGCACGGGTGGGCCAGGCCTGGTCCGTCCTGCTGCCCAGCCTGCGTCTGGACCTGGAACGCAGCGAATACGCCAGCGAAGGCGGCGCCTCGGGCAGTTCCAGCTACGAGGGTTGGGAGGCCCGGGCGGGCGCCAGCCAGCTGCTCTTCGACGCCCAGGCGCTGCCGTTGGTGGGCCAGGCCCGGCACAGCAGCCGGGCCGCCGCGCTGGACGAGCGCTCGGAATTGCGCGCGCTGGCCTTCGAGAGCGCCGCCGCCTTCCTGGACGCCTACAGCCTGCATCAGGTGGCCCGGGCCGCCGCAGAACGCCTGGAACTGGCCCGTCGCTCATTGGCGGAGATCCAGGTGCGGCGCGAGGCCGGATTGGTGGGCAGCAACGATCTGACCCGCGCCGAGCTGGAGTTGGCCAGCGCCGAGCGCGAGTGGGTGCAGGCCCGAGGCCAGGCCCGCAGCGGCCTGCTGCGCCTGGAGTCGCTCACCGGTCCGTTGGAGTCGGACTCGCTGGCCACGCCGGAAGAACTGCTGATCCTTTCGGCCCAAGTGCCCGCCCCCGACTCGCGTGACACAGCCTTGGCCCTGCGGCCCGACCTGGGCGCTGCTCGCGAGCGCGCCCTGGCCGCGCGCTCCGCCGCCCGCGAGCCGCTGACCCGCTGGGTGCCCGACCTCAGCGTGGGCGCCGGCACCTGGACCGACGAGTCCGAAGACTTCGGGGCGGCCGACGAGCACTGGAACTGGGGCCTCAGCCTGGGCTGGTCCGTCTTCGACGGCGGTCTGCGCCTGGCCCAGTACGGCGAGCGCCGGGCCCTGGAGCGCTCCGCCCGCCTGCGCGCGGACTGGCTCGAGCGCCAGTTGGACGTGGAACTGCAGCTCTCGCGCACGGCGCTGGAGAGCGCCCAGGCGGGCCTGACTCGCGCCGAGGCGGCCGTGCGGGCCGCGCGGCGCAATTCCGAGGAAAGCACCGAACTCTATCGCCAGGGCCTGATCCGCGCGCTGGAGGCCACGGACGCCGCCGTCCAGCTCTTCGAGGCGGAGGTGGAACGCACCCGGGCCCAGGTTTCCCAGGCGCTGGCCTGGCTGGATCTGCGCGCCGTGCGCGGGCTGGGACCCTTGGAGGATGACGGGAAGGAGATGAAAGAATGATGCGCATGATCCCGGCCCGCCTGGCCGTGGGCCTGCTGGCCCTGTTGCTGTCCGTGGCCTGTTCCCGGGGGGGCAAGGAGGCGGCCGCGCCCGCCGGCGGCAAGCGCGGCGCCCAGCCCATGCCCGTTGACGTAAGCCTGGTGAGCGGCCAGCAGGTGGAATACCTGGTGAGTGCCGTGGGCTCCATCGAGGCCTTCGAGATCGTGCAGATCACGGCGCGCGTGCCCGGCGCCGTGGAGCGCGTGTTGTTCCGCGAGGGCCAGGTGGTGGCGGCCGGCCAGCCGCTGGTGGAGATCGAGCC
Encoded here:
- the blaOXA gene encoding class D beta-lactamase, translated to MKHLLLLLLLLLGGCALGLRAAEPWTPELRPDWLALFRAAGVTGTLVMQELESGHWLASDTVRARERRLPASTFKIPNSLIALETGVLRDERQVLPWDGVTHPIAGWNRDHTLRSALSVSSVPVYQDFARRIGESRLRLWLDSLDYGNADCGGGVDHFWLDGALAISPVEQVRFLARLARLELPLSERSQRILREALIVEATPDYVLHAKTGWAARIEPGHGWWVGWLEREGRTLVFALNLDLRGEADLPLRQELVRRALAGLGELPPPGR
- a CDS encoding nuclear transport factor 2 family protein, with amino-acid sequence MNHWQLGLLLAGALCARAGEPEGGAAPDLAARAVVEVRAAETAFAASMAARDLSAFAGFVSAEALFFGRTLLRGRAAVVAGWEPFFQDPQPPFSWEPETVEALDSGGLALSSGPVRDPDGRVIATFQSIWRKEADGRWRVVFDKGGPVCPPEGE
- a CDS encoding TolC family protein → MTTRSDRAGRPAPCRSCWPRVGLFLTLGLAAALPAQVAASLSLEQAVQAAVEHHERAAIARAERRAASARVGQAWSVLLPSLRLDLERSEYASEGGASGSSSYEGWEARAGASQLLFDAQALPLVGQARHSSRAAALDERSELRALAFESAAAFLDAYSLHQVARAAAERLELARRSLAEIQVRREAGLVGSNDLTRAELELASAEREWVQARGQARSGLLRLESLTGPLESDSLATPEELLILSAQVPAPDSRDTALALRPDLGAARERALAARSAAREPLTRWVPDLSVGAGTWTDESEDFGAADEHWNWGLSLGWSVFDGGLRLAQYGERRALERSARLRADWLERQLDVELQLSRTALESAQAGLTRAEAAVRAARRNSEESTELYRQGLIRALEATDAAVQLFEAEVERTRAQVSQALAWLDLRAVRGLGPLEDDGKEMKE
- a CDS encoding DinB family protein is translated as MSLVETLLPEFEHEMASTRRMLERLPEDKLDWRPHPKSWTLAELATHILSIPLWGGTIFNTESFALPADGGPRNVALTSVAEALERFDANVGALRTALSAQSDEQLRTSWTLSMGERIIFTQPRQQAWRGMILSHLIHHRGQLSVYLRMTDAPLPSIYGPSADERV